The sequence below is a genomic window from Salvelinus namaycush isolate Seneca chromosome 2, SaNama_1.0, whole genome shotgun sequence.
cagtgtctatggggtcatattgcacttcctaaggcttccactagatgtcaacagtctttagaaccttgtttgatgcttctactgtgaaggatgggggaatgagagctgaatgagtcagggctctgccagagtggcatgagctgatcacgcgcgctcacgtgagagttagctctgttccattgcatttctaccgacaaaggaattctccggttgaaacattattgaagatttatgataaaaacatcctaaagattgattctatacttcgtttgacatgtttctacgaactgtaatatgacttttcgtctgaaccttcgcctggacttgcccgcgcgtcgtgagtttggattgtgtactaaacgcgcgaacaaaaaggaggtatttggacataaatgatggactttatcgaacaaatcaaacatttattgtggaactgtgattcctgggagtgcattctgatgaagatcatcaaaggtaagtgaatatttataatgttatttctgacttctgttgactccacaacatggcggatatctgtatggtgtgttttgttgtctgagcactgtactcagattattgcatggtgtgctttttccgtaaagtttttttgaaatctgacacagcggttgcattaaggagaagtggatctaaaattccatgcataacagttgtatcttttatcaatgtttattatgagtatttctgtaaattgatgtggctctctgcgcaatcaccggatgttttggaactactgaacgccaatgtaaactgagatttttggatataaatatgaactttatcgaacaaaacatacatgtattgtgtaacatgaagtcctatgagtgtcatctaatgaagatcatcaaattaattttatctctatttctgctttttgtgactctctttggctggacaaatggctgtgtttttctgtgactaggtactgacctaacataatcgtttggtgtgcttttgtcgtaaagcctttttgaaatcggacactgtggtgggattaacaacaagtttatctttaaaatggtgtgaaatacttgtatgtttgaggaattttaattatgagatttctgttgtttgaatttggcgccctgcactttcactggctgttgtcaaatcgatcccgttaacgggatcttagccgatctcagccataagaggttttaaagaacataaatggttaaagaaaagtgtgataaataaaaacatatacgaatttcatttaaggaccaaaaaactgacagctgtgccatataaattgcaaaatagttgggaagagattttcgatgtacccattccatggcacatggtttatgaattgatacgcaaaactaCGCCGGATTCAAAATGTccaatttttcaatttaaattactatacaaacttcttgcaaccaatagaatgttatatatatgggggatacaatcttcccagctctgcagattttgctgtgaggaggcagagtcattagatcatttattttggtattgtccatatgtagctcgtttttggtcacaggtccaggaatggctgaagaattgcaacatttgcctagaactaacgctgcagatagcaatactgggtgatttgaaaagccatagtcaatcaatcaataatataataattattttagcaaaaaatgttatttttaagttacaatctgtagaagctatgagaatagaaaggttcagtacttttgtgaagcatcaaagcacagttgaaaaatatatggcaaatagaaatccaaaatggatgatgttgagagatataTGGGaagggttgaatggagctgaagggtgggactaatatcaagataaccaatgtaaaacatacggggtctgtaaaatgtatataggttcagaaatgttgtgaaatagcacagttacaaatagaaaccaaactggatggacatcagaaatagaggaaggactaaaaacaaaaaatataactattgtaaaatagattgtgtctgtaaaatgtgtataagatgtataaactgaaggtagaagcctaagtgtttattagtttactccaattgggggaagggtggtagggtttgcggggaataataaaggtatattcttaaaAAAGTATaaatgtctatataggtatgtgtatgtatatatgtgtatatgtatgcatatgtgtatgtatatggatatatatatttatcccaaaaatatatgggggattggaaatgatgcagacaattacattgatggaagcaacaatctttccgcaatattaagctgatccaccccttaattattatttttttaaacagtgcCCAACACGCGGGTGAAAGACACTGTCTACCGGTCGCCCCCGCCTCCCGCCTGCTGTGTTCCGGAGAAACCCGTGCCTCACAAGTGGGGGCGAAGGACACTATCTACCGTAGCTACAACCTGGCCTCAGAGCATTTCTTATTACTTTGAACATGAATCCGGGACACTCCTTTTAGTATGAaatgttacatttcgtatggtatgtattaatttgtggatgtccatcatccatttagtatgatatgttacgaattacaattcgtatgatatgttacgaatttgcaaaaacgtacaatatgttacgaagagaccccccccccccaaaaaaaactagAATAGTCCTAACTAAGCAAAATTACGTTGAAAAGACgtgtaaaatatgtattttccagaCGTTAAGGTTTGGTTTAATTTAGGCTCTTAATGAGAGGTGAAGATACATATTTTCTATacatttaaaatacatattttccggGACATTGAAAGGCATCTTTTGCGGACGTTGAAAAAATACGTATTTtcagttctgaatgaaagttgacaATACACATTTTCCAGacattgaaaatatgtattttcccgATGTTGAAATCAGCCTCAATATTGGTtttgaatgaaagttgaaaatatttagtttatatttgatttaacctttatttaactaggcaagtccgttaagaaaaattcttatttacaatgacggcctacacccatttgtgcgctgccctatgggactcccaatcactgtcagttgtgatacagcctggattcgaaccagggtgtccgtagtgacgcctcaaacactgagatgcagtgccttagagctCTGTGCCACTCGGCGCTTGGGCCGGTCCAGACTGGACAAAATCTGAagcaaacatagacgtctatgattggacCAAATTTGGTCTGGACCGGACCAAAAATCTATGTCCGTAGACATTGAAATTAAGGTCGGTCTCGACCGCACCAAATCGGAACCAAACATAGACgcctatgattggttcagatttggtccacaccggaccaaaaaccaatgtccgtggatgtggaaatcaaggccggtcAGGACTGCACCAAAGAAAACGGCCAAAAGGCATCGGCATCAGTCCGAGCTTACATGAgatgtagcctacagtgttgccAGAAATCAAATGTTTATGTATGCTCATCTATGTGGTAAGCCTACCGTTTGTAAAACACCAAAAAAAGACGTCCGGTCCGGACAATTTACGGATAGAAACTTGAAACCTCTGATCATGACAATAGGTTGAAACTCCAGGATGACAGTtgtgattgtccattccatattgtccaATTTACTTTGACATGTCCTGTTTTTGGGATATGTTGCTTGTTAACATGACagtgcattttttgggggggatgttGCCTCTTTTAAAATGGCGGTCAATAGGAAATAATGTTGGTTTTCCCCAATTTGTGGGCGTGGTCGAGGGGAATTCCTTATTATTACTTGAATGCCGACTGAGACAAAAGCTTAAAAATTAACGAATAGAAGTATAAAGAGGGTTTCCTGCAGATGCAGGAATGCCTACATGCAGGAACACCCCGATTTGCGGGCTGGAATAGCACCCTTCTCATAGAAGCTAGTGACGAACATCGTTTAGGCCCTATTAGGCATATGTGGCAACAAATAGGCTATTCTTTCAAAAGTTGAGTGACCGGAATTCTACACATCATGATGCACACATCTTAGCAGGTAAAATGCACTATTTTTTAGGTATTTATAAGTAGGCTATAGCTAGGCTATGCTGTATTGCAGTCTATATtactttttaaaaaaaaatcttattagGTATTTCAGTGAAAAGTATTTTATGATATAATATAGTTGTATAGTTGTTCTTAATAATATTGTAATAAAGTTGTTATCAAGTTGTTACAGTGTCCTGGATGAGCACTAAATTCAATCTAGGTCCTATGCCAATGTTGCACAAGTTAATCTAAATATAAATTAATCTCACtatagaaaaaatatatttattatagAAAAGAGAGCATATTTGGTCCTAGTCTTGATATAAAGGTTTTGTAAAGCCATATCAAATCTAGTTTTATTTCATACAGACAGTAGCCTAGTTCTTTACCATAAAATAGTTTATATCAGCAAAAAGTTAGCGTTACAACATCTATTGTAGATGCCTGATAAACATGTTAATGTTTCTCAGTACTTTTGAACTAAATGCATCTTTCTAGAAACTGCCTGAATGTCATGATTGGAGGCACAAACAAAATAGCTGagctgtgtgtttttgtctccACCTCCCTTTGCATTGACACAACGGGGGATATTGAATCGTGGATGTTAATAGCCAGTGGGGTGAAAGCAGAAGTGTTTCAGTCTCTACCAGTTGTCAGTGGATACCAGTGTCCAACAGGAGTGCCCATGGGTGCGTTGAGAGAATTTTCCAATCCATCACCATTGTGCCAATTGTCCATAAAAGAAATGTGCGAGCATAGCTCTGGTTTCAAATGAAGGCACTCAAATCTCAGGTCAAAACTCACAAATGAGTATAAAAGGAATGCATGACTCAGAGGATCTCGTTCTCGAGGTAACATCTCTAGCTCTTTTACATTTTTTAGGCCTGTAAATCCCAGTATGGTGTTTTGGATTTGGACACgacgttgttgttgtttcttttTACCCGTGAATGGTAACTgaattgaagaaactttaaaagacATCACTATTCCATAATCTGaaaaagaaaatggtaaaaaaaacaaaaacattttccaTCCCTTTTGTTTTAATATGGTGTAACAAATGCATTGTTAATTTAACTGTAATCTATTTGTTGTAAGtattaaaatgtatatatatattaataaatGTATATGTTTATTAATAACTATATAATAAATATATGAAAAGTACTTtaaaatactgtatatttttgGTGTTTGTGTGGTGTTTCCAGGAGGGCTCAAGTAGGCTCAGAGACCAGGTAGATGGCAGTGGAATGAGCCTGGGCAAGAAGAAGGGGGTGAAGGTGAGTGGGAAACATGTGGCCCCAGTGGACTGGGACAGAGGGGGGCCGTCCATAGTCCACCACTCCGACTACGTGAGCAGCCCCAGACCCTCAGAAAGCAACCCCACCATCATCTCTATCGGCCCCTCTCCCCACTCCCACAGGCCCCCTGTGTCTCCAGAGAGGGCTCGGCCCAGGCAGGATGAGGGCCCCCCCTCCAGGGTGGAGTGGTCCAGAGAGGGTTGCACCTACAGCCCAAAGGGCGAGGTGGGGGTCTCCAGACAGACCATGGATGAGTTGAAGAGTATCCTGAAGGATAGTTCCATGCTTGGTGCCcgggggaaggaggagggggggcgtCCTGGGAGCCCAGCCCCTTACACCTACCTGCATGGGACCAACAGGGGAGATGGACGGCCGGAGTCCCAGTCCTCCTTCACCACTTTCAAGCCCCACACTGATGCTTCCAGGAGGGTGTCCACCAGGTCCAGGGACAGCAGCTCCATCCAGCTTGGCTCCGGTATGGACTCGTCAACCTCACACAGGTCAGATGTGACTGGAGCAAACAGGCAATCCGAAGTACGGTCGTCCACGTTTGAGAGCAGCAGTGCCAACTGTGGAGGTTAGTCTGGTTTTGGATTAGATTTATCAAAAAGCTTATATTCTTATTTTGTATAAACTTGTAGCTAGTAAAGTAGTTCCATCACAAGCGACTATCTTTTTTTACAGACATGATAGTTGCTTTTGGCTCTTTTTCTCATAGATAACAGTAAAGACAACATGGATAAGTCTGGGACTCGGAGCTTTGTCTCCGCCATGGAGCACATCAAGCAGCAGATTGCCCGGGAGAATATCAACTTTGTCCGCTTCGAGGCCACAGATCTCCATGGGGTGTCCAGGTCTAAGACAGTGCCAGTCCGCTTCTTTCATGTAATCAtctcacacacagtacacaaacaTCCTGAAACGTACTAGCTATAGTGTATTGAGACAACACACAATGTTATAATGCTATTTGTTTAAATGGTTGCTCAATGGTTATGCTTGCCTATAGGAAAAGTCCCATGATGCAAACCTTTTTTTATCTTTACAGGAGAAAGCAGTATACGGGGTGCCGATGCCAAGAAGCTACCTAGAGCTGACCCTGAGCCCTAAGAGCTGTGAGGTGGACCACGCCAACAACCCTGCCAACTTCAGTAGCGACGTGCTGCTTATCCCAGACCTGTCGACCTTCAGGGTGCTGCCCTGGGCAGAGCAGACGGCCCGGGTCATCTGTGACCCCTGCATGATAACCGGCAGCCCCCTGCGCACCGCACCCCGTCTCATCGCCAAGCAGTTGATGGGGCAGCTCCAGAGCATGGGTTTCTCCCTGTACTCCTCCTTCACCTACGAGTGCTGTGTCCTGGGCGCGCCCGACAGGGTGGGCCCCAAGACCATGCTGTTCCCTGCCACCACCCTGGCCAGCAACCACGACCTGCCCTTCTTCCAGCAGCTGGTGAATGGGATGTACTGCATGGGGGCCGACGTGGACAGTTTGGCCTCAGCCATGGTGCCCGGTCAGATGGAGATCAACTTGAGGCCGGAGTTCGGCATCGCGGCCGCCGACACCGCCTTCACGTTTCGTACCGGCATCAAAGAGATGGCGAGGAAATACAGCTACATCGCCAGCTTCTTCACCGACGACAGCCTGTACAACGCCGGGGTGCTTTCCCACTCTCTCTGGGACGCCAACGGCCACCGTAGTCTCTTCCACACCGGGGACCACGGCACAGGGGAGCTGTCGGAGATTGGCAGGAAGTGGCTTGCGGGGCTCTTGAGCCACTCGGCCGCCCTGAGCTGCTTGCTCTCCCCTGGGCTGGGCTGCCGCAGCCACATCGCCAAGAAGGTTAAAGACCCCAAGCACAACGTGCTTTACGCCACCTATGGCTACAACGACAACAGCAGCGCCTTCAATGTAAAATGCCACGGCGGGCGGGAGACGCATATCGACAACAAGCTGGGCTCGGCCATGGCTAACCCATACGTGGTGCTGGCGGCCACCGTGGCGGCAGGACTGGACGGTATCAAACGCAACCTGGCGGCTGAGACAGGTCTGACCAGGGCCTCCACCCACACCCAGCTGGGGAAACAGCAGTTTGCCATCCCTGTGAAGCTGGAGGACGCTCTGGTGGCTTTGAGCGAAGACCATGTGATTCGCGGAGCGCTGGGAGAACCATTTGTGCAGTATTTTATTGCTCTGAAGCAATTTGAGATTGAGACTGAAGAATTGGATACAGAGAGAAACAAATGTCTGGAATATTTCATATAGAAGTACTCAATATTGTACAGTCAGATTCCTGTTAAACAAATGGATTGATTGAATTCAGACAATGCTTTCTTTctttcattatatatatatatttttttccataTTTGACAGAAAACAATAAAAACATGATTGAAATATCAACATCTGTGTGTAGGGCCCAAATGAATTGAAAATGAATTATCACATTTAAAAGAGAGTAGGAAACATCTGGTGTTTGGGTCGTGAATGATGATGCATTACAGTAGATAGCTGTCAGCATGGTACACAAACATAAATAACATTCTCAACCCATTACAGTGCTATGGGAAAATGTATGAAAGGAAACTGGCCACTTTACACTGAATACTGACATTGAAACTTATATTACATGTATAGctgaacacagaacacagggtacCTTATATTGAAGCAATTATTGTCCTATGCATGTATGCACTTTGAACTCAAACCAAAGGACAGTAATATACTCACGTTTGGGGTATTCGATTGACAACTAAGGGACAATCTAAATGACCATTTCACAAGTAAGGAATAACAATTATATTGCTTTATCAGAATCCGCACACTTGCCATATTAGAACATTCCAATATGTACATTTATTTTCCAATAAAATGTATCTCATAACCAGTGCAAAAAATACATGCAAATTCCCTAAAGACTTAACAGTCTAATTTACAATACAAACCCTGTCATAGAACAGTGCTGTTATTGCCTTGATCATAGACAACATTTACACATTCACTTCTTGCTGATGAGATTCCCCACCCGTTGTATGAATCGGCCAAGCTTATTTTCATTAGGCGTAGTTTCAGTCTGAAAGCTGTGTATGGAACTAACAGAGGGATGTCTCACAAACAAACTCCTGTGTTTGTCTGAGTCATATCTGTTTGTAGTAGTTGATGTCGGTTTATCAGAAGGCTTGTTGTCAAATGAAACAAAACTCTCAAACCGGCTATGTGCTCGTTTCCGCCTGGTGTCTGAATGAATTGCTGCTCGACTCGCCACAGTGTTTGTGGAGCTCAGGGAGTCCTGGTGCGGTTCACATTTCTTTCTAAAGCTCTTTCTAACCCAGCTAGTAGTTAACCCAGGAGATGAGGATTTACCTGCTGGGCTGGGAGAATTATGTTGTTGTTCCTTTTCGGTTTCAGTGCCAGCCGCATTGTGTGATGACCTGGAAGGGCTTGGAGAATGACCCTTGGGTGATGTAGTAAGTCCCACAGctgacggttttccaggaggatCTGAGATGGTTCTCTGCTCTGTTGAAATGTCAGCCTGCACTAAATGCTTTGATCTCACTGAACCTGTCCTTTGAAGTGTGGATCTGAATGAATTCTGCCTTTGGAGTTCTGCTCCTTCTACCTTGTGTGGCGTTTTCTCCATCATTTTCTCCACTGAAACATCGGCATGCACTATATTCTTTATTGATGTCACAGAAGTTCTGGGTTTCAATGGATTCACACTTTGGCGTGTTTTCTCTTAATCTGCGGAGAACACCAAGTCAGAGCTGTTGGCCAGCTGGTCAGTGGATTCATGGCTCTTCCTGGTGGGGCCCTCCTTCTCCTCTGGTATTCCAATCAAAGATGTTAGCCCTTTAGAGCTCTCCACATTAAGTCCAGTTGGTCTGAAGTTGGAGGGCTTGAGCAGAGGTTCCTTTAGTTGTATTCCTAGTTGGGCTGCCGACATCGTCCTGGAGAGAGGCTCTTGCCAGTCATCAAGAGGATTCCTCTCTGTCTTGGTCGTGATATCGTATTGTGAGACAGACCTTTGTGCATCACTGAAGTTGGttagtttatatttttgtcattCAACTCTGTTTccctcttcctgttgacctccTGGGGTGAGTTCCTCTCTGTGGCTGGATGGTCCCTGATTAGAACTGTGTTCGGAGCTGCCTGCTAGCTCTGCCGCACTGTGCCTTTTATCCAGGCCTCTCTCTGACGACCTTCCTTTAGCTCTTTCGAGAGTAGAGAAAATAGACAGCCTGAGAGAATCCTGGCTCTGCCCTGGCCTTAAGTTGCTGACAGGTTCCTCATACTCATGTAAACTGAGCCTTTTCCGTCTGATCTCTTCCAATCTCGTCTGACTCTCCCTCAATCTAGCAGGGGTCAGTTGGGGTTGGAAGTTGCTTAGGCCACCTAGACTGCCCTGTGGAGATGTCACTCCTAGACTGCCCTGTGGAGATGTCACTCCTAGACTGCCCTGTGGAGATGTCACTCCTAGACTGCCCTGTGGAGATGTCACTCTTAGACTGCCCTGTGGAGATAGCATCCATAGACTGACTTGTTGAGATGTCACAGAGTGCTCAGACATATAGTTAGGAGTTTCAGACTGCTCTGCCAGACGGCTGTTGAAGAGGACTGATGTTCTCATCTGGGATGATGTGGTTGGGTTCTGCGTACTGTCAGGCAGATGCAGATTCTCAACTGGCTCCCCTAGGGTCGCATCACTGTTATTGAGGTACGAGTCGATCTTCCACCTGCTAAGAGAGTTCTCACTGCTGAAAGGGAGTAGATGCTGTTGGTCAATGCCATACTTCTTCTTCTGCATGTAATGATTAATCCTGCCTGGTAACAGTGTGTCCTCGATGCGTCTGCCTCTCTCAGGGGCACCGTGAGCGCCGCCAGCGTCATCTCTTACATTCGTCAAGGGAGTTGTGGAATTCCCTCTCTGCGGCAGCTCTCCGGCGTAGCTGTGTCCCCTCACACGTTTCCCCATATCGCTGCAGTGAGATTGATTCAGTCTGTCCTGAAAGCTCAGTCTTCTTGTGACCATCTGTCCATTGTTGTATCGATCGTCCTTCTGTTGACCAGTAGAACTCATCAAGCCAAAGCTGTCTCCCACAGGATCTCATGTGAATCTGGTCGAGAGAGAGTCTGCTCTCAAAGAGAAGACCGGAATAAGGGTTGTACGTGGCTGTTGCCGGCTCTTTCCGGAAGtctgagagagagtgacaggcAGAGTGGTTCGGGCAAACAGATGTCTGAACTCCTCGTCGTAGGAGCCCACCAGCTGCCCTGTGACCACCAGGACCATGCTGAGGTTGATCTTCTCAAAGGACCACATGAAGCTGGAGAAAAGGGAGACCAAAAGAAAGGTGTTATAATAAATAAATGCAGTCATTCGGTTACTTATATATAAAACTCCATGAATACTTTATAAAATGTTAGTATGCTATATAATGTATAATATTATATTTAATATACTGTATTTAACAAGTATAAGGAAGAGTGTGGGAACATATTTATGTTTTAAATGCAATAGAGGGGACATTGTTGGTTAGACATACCTGTATGTACCGTACAACACTGTTTTGCAGTCCACCAATAGAGACCTCTGCTCCAAAGATCCATGGAACTTTGCTCCAGATCGACACATGTACTGCTGTCCTTTCACTGTCCGAACTCGCAAGTTCtgaacaagacaagacaagagaaAATCTCTCACCATTTATTttttcgcacacacacacacacacacacacacacacacacacacacacacacacacacacacacacacacacacacacacacacacacacacacacacacacacacacacacacacacacacacacacacacacacacaccactactactactactactactactactactactacaactctAACCTTATCAAACTTGACAACCATCCCCAAAACCATAGACAGGAGGCCAACCAGAAAATTGGTTTGGAATGATTAAGAGTTACAGCAAGACAACAAAGACATTTCACCTTTCATTGGGAAACTTTGTTTTTGCTCAAAAACAAGTTCTCGATCTATCCAATAGAGACAAAGGGTAAAGACACTTTGTAACAGGAACAAGCCTGGCACTGTGCTATAAACCTCATGAAATAAACCTGCTGATGACATCCAGCATGTTAATACACTGATTATGCTTCAAGGGAAATAGACACACCGGTAAATGACTACTGCATTTCCACCAAGGGTGTGGAGCAAATGTCATTGCTAATCCGCGAAAACTCCTGTCAATAGTGAAAAGGTCATGCCTGACAAACCCCTGCTATGCAtttaaaagagaccttggtctcagtatgacgccctgataaaataaaggttaaataaacaaaagAAATACAATTTAATAAGGACTTTAAGCTCTTACAGTTCATTtgtgaatatacactgagtgtacaaaacattaggaacacctgccctttccatgacatagactgacaaggGGAATCCAAgttaaagctatgatctcttattgatgccgcttgttaaatccacttcaatcagtgtagatgaaggggaggagacaggttaaagaaggatttttaagcttttgggacaattgagacattgattgtgtatttgtgccattcagaggatgaataggcaagacaaacgatttaagtgcctttgaaagggtatggtagtagttgtcaggcgcactggtttaagtgtgtcaagaactgcaacgctgctggatttttttAAAGCTCAACCGCTTCCCAtgcgtatcaagaatggtccaccacccaaaggacatccaaccaacttgactttaactgtgggaagcattggagtcaacatgggccaacatccctgttggtacactttcgacaccttgtagaggccATGCCctgactaattgaggctgttctgaatgCAAAAgtgtgtgcaactcaatattaggaaggtcttCCTATTTTTTTCTACACACATTATGTGTAGAAAATTGTGGTATTTCATTGGACAAAGCAgaagtttttgttattttgtattcatttttaagtcagttaagaacaaattctcgtTTAGAAAGACggcctaggaatagtgggttaactgccttgttcaggggcagaacgacagatttttaccttgtcagctcggggattcgattctagcaacctttcggttactggcctaactctctaaccactaggcattTTGCAAAGTATTTCAAATATAATTCCTTACCTTGAGATCTTGTATTTGGACACCTGCGCTCTTAGCCATATTCAGAAAGCTTTTGAATTGGAAGTCATCAAGAAGTATGTAGACCAT
It includes:
- the LOC120022869 gene encoding lengsin-like produces the protein MHDSEDLVLEEGSSRLRDQVDGSGMSLGKKKGVKVSGKHVAPVDWDRGGPSIVHHSDYVSSPRPSESNPTIISIGPSPHSHRPPVSPERARPRQDEGPPSRVEWSREGCTYSPKGEVGVSRQTMDELKSILKDSSMLGARGKEEGGRPGSPAPYTYLHGTNRGDGRPESQSSFTTFKPHTDASRRVSTRSRDSSSIQLGSGMDSSTSHRSDVTGANRQSEVRSSTFESSSANCGDNSKDNMDKSGTRSFVSAMEHIKQQIARENINFVRFEATDLHGVSRSKTVPVRFFHEKAVYGVPMPRSYLELTLSPKSCEVDHANNPANFSSDVLLIPDLSTFRVLPWAEQTARVICDPCMITGSPLRTAPRLIAKQLMGQLQSMGFSLYSSFTYECCVLGAPDRVGPKTMLFPATTLASNHDLPFFQQLVNGMYCMGADVDSLASAMVPGQMEINLRPEFGIAAADTAFTFRTGIKEMARKYSYIASFFTDDSLYNAGVLSHSLWDANGHRSLFHTGDHGTGELSEIGRKWLAGLLSHSAALSCLLSPGLGCRSHIAKKVKDPKHNVLYATYGYNDNSSAFNVKCHGGRETHIDNKLGSAMANPYVVLAATVAAGLDGIKRNLAAETGLTRASTHTQLGKQQFAIPVKLEDALVALSEDHVIRGALGEPFVQYFIALKQFEIETEELDTERNKCLEYFI